The stretch of DNA ATCAATCGAATCATCCCGAACGTCAGGGAAATCACCACGTACACCGTTAGAATGGCTTGTGCCACTCTCTTTGTGATACGGCCTACCATGTAACGCATGTCCTTACCAAGCTACATTAATCTTCCTGATTTATCGGTATCGTCCCGCCGTCGTAACCCTCGCGAACGAACGTCGCGGAGACGGCCCTGCGCCGAAAGAGAAGCCACGAGTCGCACGCCGCCGTCGGTCGGGACGCGTCGCGTTCGTCAGGTCGTTACTGCTCGCGGGCCGTCGCCGCGCCGACGCGCGGCCACCAGTAGTAGTGGAACTGGACGTACTGCTCCTCCGACCCCTTCTCGGGGACGTTCCACTCGTTTGTGTTCCAGAACCCCTGAGACTGCTTCTCCACGATGGGGTATATCGGCAGCGACTGGTTGATGACCCAGCCCACCTCTTGGACCAGCTGGTTGATCTTCTTCTCGTCCGAGGACGTCCCCAGTTGCTGGAGTTTCGACACGATATCGACGGTCTGCGGTTCCCCGTCGGGTTCGCCCATCGGCGGCGCTTTCGGCTCTTGGGGGTAGTTCAGGTTCGTCTTGACGGTACCGCTGTTCAGAATCCACGACTGGGTGAAGAACGGGTCGGTCTGTCCCGAGTTGTTCCAGAACCAGGGTGCGATTTTGAAGTTCGACGACCCCCAGTGCTGCCCGAAGAACGTCGTGTTCTCGACGTTCTTGTTGGTCGCCTCGATGCCGAAGTCGGTCAGCATCTGCGAGACGATTCGGCTCATGCTGACGAAGTCGCTCCATCCGGCGGGGACGGGGATGTCGAAGGCGAACTTATCGCCGTTCGGCTTGTGCCACGTGCCACTGCGCTTCTCGTACCCTTCGGATTCGAGCAGTTTCGTCGCCTTCTCCTTGTTCGTGTAGGAACTGTAGATGTTCTTGTTGTTGCCGAGGTGGCGGTCCCACGTGTCGCTGTGGAAGCTCCCCACGCCGATGGGGACTTTCACGGCGGCCTTCGTGTCGTCGACGAGCGTCGCGATGCGGTTCTGGTCGATGATGTGTGCGATGGCGCGGCGGACGTTTCGCTTTCCGAAGTCCTCGTCGTCGTGATTGAACGCGATGGAGTAGCCGTTGTGGGAGGGGATGCGGTACTCCTGGACGGCGTCGGGGAGTGACTCGCGGATGCGCTTGGGGAAGAACGTCGTCGTCGTCGCGTCAAGTCCAGAGAGGTTCTTCATCGCGGCCCACTGCTGTTGGTTCGAGGACATGTACTCCACCTCGTAGTACGGGAAGTTGATCTGGTCCGCGGAGGCGTGGTCCTCCACCTTCGCCAGCTTGAGAACCTGCTGGTCCGCGGATTCGTACTTGAACGGACCGGAGCCGATCGGTTCGCTCGGCTGGTAGTCCTGAATGTCCGACTGAAGCTGCGTGAGCTCCTCGTCCGACATCTCGGGGTCGTATCGCTCTACGAACTTCCCGTACCGACTCGTCGGCGTGTCGAGCCAACTCTGGGAGAGCGTCGTCATGATAACCGACTCCCGGTAATCGCTCGCCATCGTGTACTCGACTGTCGTCTCGTCGGCCGCGACGACGTCGTCGATGTAGTCGCTGACCGCGTAGCCGAATATCTCGTCTATCCTGAACTTCGTGACGACGTCCTCGGCCGTCACCGGGTCGCCGTTGTGCCACGTGTCGTTCTCGCGGATGTTCACGGTCAGCGTCTTGCCGTCGACGGACCAGTCTTGGAACAGATACGGGATGAGTTCGCCCGTCTTCCGGTTGTTGCGGAGGAACGGGTCGAACACCACCTTCCCGCCCTGCTGGGCGTAGTGGCTCGGCGCGTAGGAGTTCCACTGGAGGTCCGTCGGAACGTACCGGCCGGGGACCGTCAGCGACTGATCTACCAACCCGTTCCCGCTTTCGTCTTCGCTCGTCGATCCGCTCCCCTCGCCGCCGCCCTCGAGGGCACCGGTGCCGACGCCGGTCCCGGTCCCTTCTTCGGGGGTGTCTCCGGAGCAACCGGCGAACGCCGCGGCGCCTGCGGCACCGCTCATCGCGAGCATCTGTCTACGGCTCAGCCTAGTGGCCGGGCTATTGTTATCGTTAGCCATACCGCACCATATTTCATGGATGATTATAATACTTTCCAACGTCGCCCAAATCGAGCGTGCGAACGGAGCACGTCCGTTCGAGAGCGGGGTTTTTTACGCGACGTTTGCGATTATCGACGCAGATGCGAGTTACTGACTACGACGACTGCTGGCTACAGTACGACGCCGTCGAAGACCCGGCGATTCGTTCGTCGTACCGGACGCGGTGCACCCACGTGTTCGCCTCGACGGAAGGCCCGGAACTCGGCGTCGCACGCGACGAACTCCGAACCGGCCTCGGCGGACTCCTCGGGCGCGACCCCCACCTGTGGATGCATCCGCCGCGGTCCGTCGACGGCTTTCTCGCCGTCGGACGGCGCGAACGGATGGCGGTCGTTCGCGCCGCCGTCGACGCCGAAGAAATCGACGCACTCCACGAGGAGGGGTACATCGTCCGGTCGGTCGAGTGGGAGGGCAAGGACTGTATCGTCGTCACGGCGGCGACGGACAAGGGGATGCTGTACGGCGTCTACCACCTGCTCCGCCGCATGGCCGCCCGCCGACCACTCGCGGACGTCGACATCGTGGAGGAACCGAAGACCGAAGAGCGACTCGTCAACCACTGGGACAACCCATTCCGCGCGTCCGTCGAACGCGGATACGCCGGCACGTCGATATTCGACTGGGAGCAGTTACCCGACCTGCGCGAACGCTACCGCGACTACGCACGCCTCCTCGCCTCCGTCGGCATCAACGGCATCGTCCTCAACAACGTCAACACGCAGAAACCGGACCGACCCGGTGCGAATCCGGCCGTCGCGGAGATGGAGGGATGGCAGTTGCTACGGGAACGGAACCTTCCGAAGGTTGCGGCCATCGCGAGCGTCTTCCGCCGGCACGGCATCCGGACGTACCTCTCGGTCAACTACGCCGCGCCGATACTCGCGGGCGACTTAGACACCGCCGACCCATTAGACGACGACGTGGCGCGGTGGTGGGCCGAGAAGGCCGACGAGGTGTACGACCACGTCTCGGACTTCGGGGGGTTCCTCGTGAAGGCCGACTCCGAGGGGCAACCCGGTCCGTACGACTACGACCGGAACCACGCGGAGGGAGCGAACCTCCTCGGGCGGGCGTTGGAACCCCACGGGGGGCGCGTCTACTGGCGCGCGTTCGTCTACGCCTCGCACAAGGACCGCTCCGTGCAGGCGTACGACACGTTCGAACCGCTCGACGGCGAGTTCCTCGACAACGTCACCGTCCAGATAAAGAACGGCCCCATCGACTTCCAACCCCGCGAACCGATCTCCTCGCTGTTCGGGTCGATGCCCGAGACGAGCGTCGCCTGCGAACTCCAGATAACGCAGGAGTACACCGGGCAGGGCGTCCACGCCTGCTACCACGTCCCCCTGTGGAAGGAGACGCTCGACACCGACACGTACGCCGACGGCGAGGGGACGCCGGTCAAAGACTTACTCTCCCGCCGCGAGGGACGGGGACTCGCCGGCGTCGGAAACGTCGGCGAAGACCCCAACTGGACCGGCCACTACCTCGCGCAGTCGAATCTCTACGGGTACGGCCGCCTCGCTTGGAACCCGGACCTCGACGCCGAGACTATCACCGACGAGTGGGTGCGGCAGACGTTCGGGAACGACCCGGACGTCGTCGAGGCGGTGTCCGACATCCTCCACGACTCGTGGCCCGCCGTCCTCGACTACACGACGGGGCACCTCGGACTGATGCACATGATGTACAACCAAGACGACGTGTTGGAGAACCACTACAACCCCTCGCCCGGCGAGTGGCCCGGATACCACGGGGCCAGCGAGGACGGCATCGGCGTCGACCGGTCGGAGTACGCAGAACAGTTCCACAGTCCGCTCTCGGAGCGGTACGCGTCGGTCGAAGACTGCCCCGACGAACTGCTGTTGTTCTTCCATCACCTCCCGTGGGACCACGAACTCGACGACGGGACGACGGTGGTGCAACGACTCTACGACAACTGCTTCGAGGGCGTCGAGGAAGTCCGCTCGATGCGCGACCGGTGGGCCGAACTCGACGATCGCGTCGATACGGCGCGACACCGCCACGTCGCCGAACGGTTCGACGAACAACTCGCCCACGCGAAGCACTGGCGGGACACGATGGTCGCGTACTTCTACGACCACGCCGGCATTCCCGACGCACACGGGCGCGTCCCCCGCGACGACTGAGTTCGAGGCCCGTCGTCCCCTCATGACGCCCGCTCCGTCCGTCAACGAAGCGGTTGGTCCCCTTTTCGGTGGGGATTCCGCTACCCGATACTCTTTTCACCGCATCTACACATCCACCAGTATGCGGTACTACCAGCTCCCGAGCAGAGAGCGTAGTTCAGCTACCGACTCCCTCGTCGTCGTAGACGAGAAGGGCGACGCGTACGATCTGACGTCCGCGTCGGACGACCTCGAGTCGTTTACGCACCTCGCTCGCGCGGCCAACGCTAGCGACCGTTCGATAGACGCTATCGCACGCGACCGACTCTCGGACGCCGAGCGACGCGACATCGAAGACGTCGACGGAGACGAACTCCTGCCGGTCGTCCCGGACGAAGTGTGGGCGGCGGGCGTTACGTACAGCATCAGTGAGAAAGCGCGCAAGGCCGAGAGCGGCAAGCCGGAAGTGTACATCGACGTCTACGACAGCGAACGGCCGGAGCTGTTCTTGAAGGCGACGCCGTCGCGAACGGTCGGGCCGCACGACTCCATCGGCGTCCGCGGCGACTCCGAGTGGAACGTGCCGGAACCGGAACTGGGCGTCGTCCTCCACCGCGGGAGCGTCGTCGGTTACACCGTCGGCAACGACGTGAGTAGTCGGGACATCGAGGGGGAAAACCCCCTCTACCTCCCGCAGGCGAAGGTGTACGACCGCTGCTGTTCCATCGGCCCCTGCGTCGCCACCGAGGAAGCCGTCGGGGACCCCCACGACCTCACCATGTCGCTCACCATCGAACGCGGCGACGAGGTAGTGTACGAAGGTTCGACGTCGACGAGCGAGATGGCGACCACCTGCGAAACGCTCGTCGAGTACCTCCGTCGCCACAACAACCTCCCCGAGACGCTCGTGTTACTCACCGGCACCGCCCTCGTCCCGCCGGACACGTTCACGCTTCACGAGGGGGACCGAGTTTCGATAGATATCGACCACATCGGACGCCTCGTCAACGACACCGTCGCCGTGTGAACGGCCGCGAACCGAGACGGAACCGCGACCGAATCGAACCCCCGACGCGACCGACCGCGGGTCGCTACTCCGCGTCGGCGACGTTCGTCTCGGCGAAGTACGTCCGACCGGTGGACGGCACTTCCTTCGTTCCGGTCACCTCGAACGGCGCGGAGGCGGCGATGTCGCTCGCGGAGTGACCGACTCGGAACTCGTAGGGGCCTTCCTCGACGGTGAGGTCGAAGTCCCGGTCGTAGAAGGCGAGTTGCGACGCGTCCACCTCGAACTCGACGCGTCTAGCCTCGCCCGCCTCCACGGAGACTCGCCGGAATCCGACGAGTTCCTGAACGGGGCGGGCCTGACTGGGGTTATCGGCGCTGGCGTACAACTGCACCACGTCGTGACCTGCCCGGTCGCCGGTGTTCTCCACGGTGACCTCGGCGGTAATCGTCCCGGCGGGCGCGAGTTCGTCCGCGGAGAGGGCGAACTCGCGGTACTCGAAGTCGGTGTAGCTCAGGCCGTGGCCGAAGGGATAGAGCGGGTCGCTGCCCACGTAGACGTGCTCTTCGTTCGCGGAGTTGGGCTTCCGACTGTAGTGGACCGGCAGTTGGCCGACGGTGCGCGGGACGGAGACGGGGAGGTGGCCGCCGGGGTTGTGTTCGCCGAACAGGACGGAGGCGATACCCTCGCCGCCGCGTTCGCCCGGCAACCACGCCTGCAGGACCGCGGGGACTTCCTCGGCAATCTTTTCGATGGAGTGGGGCTTTCCGCTGACGACGACGACGACGAGGGGCGTCTCCGTCTCGTTGAGGCGGTCTACGAGGTCTTGTTGGACGCCGGGGAGGCCGAGGTCCGTCACGTCGCACCCCTCACCGCTCGTGGCGACGCTCGGCATATTGACTCGCTCTCTGTCCGACTCCGAGAAGTCGACGGCGGAGCGCGCGCCGACGAACGCGACGGCCACGTCGGCGTCCGCGGCCGCATCCGCGGCGGCGTCGAATCTCCCCGTGGCCGGACCGGTCGTCGTACACCCCTGATCGAAGGCGACGTCGAACCCGAAC from Halopelagius longus encodes:
- a CDS encoding ABC transporter substrate-binding protein translates to MANDNNSPATRLSRRQMLAMSGAAGAAAFAGCSGDTPEEGTGTGVGTGALEGGGEGSGSTSEDESGNGLVDQSLTVPGRYVPTDLQWNSYAPSHYAQQGGKVVFDPFLRNNRKTGELIPYLFQDWSVDGKTLTVNIRENDTWHNGDPVTAEDVVTKFRIDEIFGYAVSDYIDDVVAADETTVEYTMASDYRESVIMTTLSQSWLDTPTSRYGKFVERYDPEMSDEELTQLQSDIQDYQPSEPIGSGPFKYESADQQVLKLAKVEDHASADQINFPYYEVEYMSSNQQQWAAMKNLSGLDATTTTFFPKRIRESLPDAVQEYRIPSHNGYSIAFNHDDEDFGKRNVRRAIAHIIDQNRIATLVDDTKAAVKVPIGVGSFHSDTWDRHLGNNKNIYSSYTNKEKATKLLESEGYEKRSGTWHKPNGDKFAFDIPVPAGWSDFVSMSRIVSQMLTDFGIEATNKNVENTTFFGQHWGSSNFKIAPWFWNNSGQTDPFFTQSWILNSGTVKTNLNYPQEPKAPPMGEPDGEPQTVDIVSKLQQLGTSSDEKKINQLVQEVGWVINQSLPIYPIVEKQSQGFWNTNEWNVPEKGSEEQYVQFHYYWWPRVGAATAREQ
- a CDS encoding alpha-glucuronidase family glycosyl hydrolase, with protein sequence MRVTDYDDCWLQYDAVEDPAIRSSYRTRCTHVFASTEGPELGVARDELRTGLGGLLGRDPHLWMHPPRSVDGFLAVGRRERMAVVRAAVDAEEIDALHEEGYIVRSVEWEGKDCIVVTAATDKGMLYGVYHLLRRMAARRPLADVDIVEEPKTEERLVNHWDNPFRASVERGYAGTSIFDWEQLPDLRERYRDYARLLASVGINGIVLNNVNTQKPDRPGANPAVAEMEGWQLLRERNLPKVAAIASVFRRHGIRTYLSVNYAAPILAGDLDTADPLDDDVARWWAEKADEVYDHVSDFGGFLVKADSEGQPGPYDYDRNHAEGANLLGRALEPHGGRVYWRAFVYASHKDRSVQAYDTFEPLDGEFLDNVTVQIKNGPIDFQPREPISSLFGSMPETSVACELQITQEYTGQGVHACYHVPLWKETLDTDTYADGEGTPVKDLLSRREGRGLAGVGNVGEDPNWTGHYLAQSNLYGYGRLAWNPDLDAETITDEWVRQTFGNDPDVVEAVSDILHDSWPAVLDYTTGHLGLMHMMYNQDDVLENHYNPSPGEWPGYHGASEDGIGVDRSEYAEQFHSPLSERYASVEDCPDELLLFFHHLPWDHELDDGTTVVQRLYDNCFEGVEEVRSMRDRWAELDDRVDTARHRHVAERFDEQLAHAKHWRDTMVAYFYDHAGIPDAHGRVPRDD
- a CDS encoding fumarylacetoacetate hydrolase family protein, translated to MRYYQLPSRERSSATDSLVVVDEKGDAYDLTSASDDLESFTHLARAANASDRSIDAIARDRLSDAERRDIEDVDGDELLPVVPDEVWAAGVTYSISEKARKAESGKPEVYIDVYDSERPELFLKATPSRTVGPHDSIGVRGDSEWNVPEPELGVVLHRGSVVGYTVGNDVSSRDIEGENPLYLPQAKVYDRCCSIGPCVATEEAVGDPHDLTMSLTIERGDEVVYEGSTSTSEMATTCETLVEYLRRHNNLPETLVLLTGTALVPPDTFTLHEGDRVSIDIDHIGRLVNDTVAV